One Parashewanella spongiae genomic window, GCCAACTTTATTTACTGAAAATTCATCTTTTTCTAAATCTGAAACGCTATCAGCAAACTGCAACACAAGTTGAATAGGATCTGTATTCACATCAACTCTAGGCACCGCAATGTCATTTTCAAACAAGAATTCGATTTCAAGTTGATGATCAATCACAGCATGGTATTTAACATCGATTAAACGGTTAGCGCTAAAAGCTTGCGGAGCAAAGCCAATTAAAAATAGCAACCCCACAATGGATTGCAAAAATCTAGTTCGCAAACACTTGGCATGCAACAACCTTGTTGTCACCAATGAAGCTTTGTTAATGGCAGAAAATTCCATTGTTCTTATCCTTTGCTCTCTACTTACTTGTTAATTCCATTGTGCTGACTCTTTCAGTCCAGCATCCAGAACCATCAGGAATTAATTCAACGATGTTCACGTGTTGTTTAGTCACGTTCACTATTTTCCCGTGATACAAGCCTAAATGCTCACCCACTCCTACTTGATAAACACTATCAGCTCCTGCCTCAATTAATGCCCAAACTTTTCCATTGGAACTTAGTGTTCCACGCATTTTTAAGTTATCTAACGCGTACGTTTCTAATTGGCCTTTTCGGCGTTTCAAATTCGGTTGTAAACAATTTTTACTCAAATCAACCGCTTCTTCTGTCAACTCTCTTGAAGGTGGTACAAACGGGCTGCGCAACAGCTCAGCTTGATATGGGTAGTGTTCAAACCGTGGAGCCTTTTTTACTGTAGGAATATGTGCAACATGTTGGGCTTTCGTAGTTGTCACAAACAGCTCAAGATCGGTGCGTTCATTCGAACAGCCCACTAATACAAAAATAATTAATCCCAGAAAAAGAATACGCATTATTTATTCTCCTTCTTTTTCGGAGAGACTTCATTCTGCTCTGTGAAGCGATATGTTTTTGCCAGAATTTCCATCGCCAATTTGCCGGATTTATCTCTTTGAATCGTAAAGTCATGAAGACTCACAATTCTGGGTAATTTAGCCACACTCCCTACCATGTCACCGATTTGATGATAGTCACCAACGACCGACATGTTAATTGGAAATTCAATATAGAAATCTTTTGGAATTTCATCATCCCAATTTAAGCTATTAATTTTTAATCCTGAGTCTGTTGCAACAAAGGTTAAATCATCGACAAGGCCCGGCATTTCATTCTGTGACGGCAACATTTTCAACAATTCAGAAAATTGTTCTTCCATCTGAGCCAACTGCTCTCGGTACAATTTTAAATTAGCAGCCATTTGATATTTAAATTTAAAATCTTTGCGCAATTGAATCTCTTTGTCTTGCATTCGACCCAAACTGTCTATCTCGTCAGAAATAAACAAAAAGTAACTGGCCACAAATACAATTAATGACACTATCACAGCAAAAACCACTTTTACTTGATTAGGCCAAACGCCAATATTTTCAAAATCAACATCATTAAACTGACTTATATCAAACTTCATTTCGCCACCTCTTTAGCTGGTAACGACATCGAAAGATCTTTATCCACGATTCTTATGCTGGTACTGAATTTGTGTAATTGCCTATTTTCAGTCTCTTTTAAAACAATCTCTTTCATTGAATAACTGTCAAGCCATTTAGAGGTTTCTACTTTTCTCATCATATTGGTGACATGATTATTCGACTCACTTAGACCCTCTATCCAGAGTAAATTGCCTTTTTTCTCGATATTGGATAAATAAATTCCAGGGGGAACGATGCGAACAAGTTCATCCAAAACACGTGTTGGTAAATTTCTGGCTTGCTGTAAATCTAAAATAATATCAGTGCGACGTTCAATATTTTCTCGTCGCTTGGTGATCGCGCGAATTTCTTGAATTTGAGTTTCAAGCAATTGAATTTCTGACTTTAGATATGTATTTCTGTCACGCTGTTCATCTTTCATCATGCCAATGAATCCCATGACTGAGTAAACCATAAGGCTTGAAAAAATAAACACTAAGGCTAATATTCCAAGGTAATCACGCTTCTTTTTTTCCCTAGCTTCTTCCCGCCAAGGCAACAGGTTTACGTTCGCCATGGTGAATAGCTCCTTAGTGCAAGTCCACACGCCATCATATATTTGCTGATGTTATGTTGAAGAATTCCTTTATCTTTATCGTCGGCGGTTAAACACCCCTTAAAAGGATCTGCAATGATTGTGTGAATACCAAGTTCATTAGTTGCAAGATTAGCCATGCCTTCTAGCTTTGCTGTTCCACCCGACAAAACGATGTAGTCCACTTTTTCATTACCACTTGATGAGCAATAAATTTGCAGTGTCCGTTTAATTTGTTGCAGCAGTTGAGTTTGAAAAGGAGACAGGACTTCAAACATATAATCACGGGGCAGCTCACCAGTGGTTTTCGCGAGCTCAGCATCCTCGTATGACATATCGTAAAAAGACTGAATGGATTGAGTGAATTGTTCACCGCCAAAGGTTTGCTCTCGAATAAAACTGGTGTCACCATTATCTACAACGGCAAAAGTGGTGATATTGGCACCTACATCGACCATCGCAATAATTTTATTGGCGGCTCCATCGGGTAACTGATCCACAATAAGTTCTGACGAACGACCTAGTGCGAAACCTTCAACATCAATCACTTTAGCTTCAAGATCGACACTATCTAACGCATCAACTTTAGCATCTACATTTTCTGTTCGGCATGCACTCAGTAGTACATCAACTTTACTTGGATCGGCGCGGTTTGAGCCAAGCACTTCAAAATCGATACTCACTTCATCGAGTGAGTAAGGGATTAAATGATCTGCTTCAACATCGATTTCAGCTTCTAACTCTTCGTCATTTAATGAGGCATCCATATAAATGACTTTCGTCATCACCGCTGAACCAGAAACAGCTGCAGCAGCATATTTAACGCCTTTAGGTAATCGCCTTTTGATGAGTTCTAAACATTCAACAACTGCTTCTGAATCACGAATATCATGATCCATTACTGATCCTTTTTTAACTGGAACAGTAATACAATTGTTAATTTTGTATCCATCCGTTGTTTTACTCAGCAAAATAGCTTTTATTTCATGGGAACCAACATCGATCCCGACCATCTGCGGAGCCAAACGAGTCCATAAGTTTGCAAGCATAGTTGGTTATCACTTAAGCGTTAATATTCAAAATCAGGTTATTATAATACAGGCATGTTATCTTTTATCGAATAAGATGTTCAATAATTATGCATTTAACAGAATGTTTCTCAATAATTATTTTTCATTTTGTATACTTTTTATCAGCTTTTGCGATCAAACACCATAACTTAATGTCCATTTAACAATAAATTCATTAGCTTAAACGAAAAAAGCGTCAACTTTTTTTCAAAGAATGGGATATTGACGTTTTAGAATCCATCATCCACATTTTTGATTTTTATGTTTATACTAACGCGTTACTTATTACACTATTTGGAATAAAATCAAGTGAAATGGCTAAAACGCATTGGAATTATTTTCACAAGTCTACTACTGCTTGGAATAGGTTCTATTGCGGCAGCTTATTTTTACGTACTCCCTGATTTACCTGATGTTGCAACCTTAAAAACCATTCAATTGCAAACACCACTGCGCATCTACAGCCGTGATGGCAAGTTGATCTCTCAATTTGGAGAAAAACGCCGTATTCCCTTAAAGTTAGAACAAATCCCTAAGCCATTATTGCAGGCATTTCTAGCTACAGAAGATGCGCGGTTTTATGAGCACGGTGGTGTTGACCCTATCGGAGTATTACGTTCCGCATTTGTATTGCTCAGTACTGGTCAAAGGAAACAGGGGGCCAGTACCATCACGATGCAAGTCGCAAGGAACTTTTTTCTTACCCGTGAAAAAACCATCATTCGAAAAATAAAAGAAATTTTTATTTCTATTCATATAGAACAATTGCTCACTAAAGATGAAATCTTAGAGCTTTACGTCAACCGAATTTTTCTTGGTCACCGCGCATACGGTGTCGGTGCCGCTGCTCAAGTTTATTACGGAAAAAACGTTAATGCGCTTACTCTACCTGAAATGGCTGTAATTGCTGGCATTCCAAAAGCCCCATCAACAACGAATCCGATTTCTTACCCAACCCGAGCCATCTCACGTCGAAATATTGTTTTATTTAGATTAAAAGAAGTCGGCGATATTTCCGAAGCACAGTATGTAGAAGCTATAAAAACACCCAATACGGCTTCATATCACGGTGCTGAAATCGACCTTTATGCTCCTTATATCTCTGAAATGGCAAGAGACTATATGGTACAAAAGTATGGTGAAGAACAAGCGTATACGGGGGGTTACAATGTTTACACTACCATCTCATCAAAAATACAAATAGCCGCCCAAGCAGCACTAAGAAATAATGTTTATGCTTACGATCAACGCCATGGCTATAGAGGCCCCTACAAAGTGTTGTGGGATTCAAGTCTGCCTGAAATGATCCAACCTGAAGTCGACATTATCCAATCGAAACTTAAAGCAACATCGAACGTACAAGATTTAATACCTGTCGCCGTGATCAGTGTTACAGAACAAAAAGTTCATGTCATAGATAAAACAGGAAAAAGCTATTGGATTGAATGGGACGGCTTAAAGTGGGCTCGTTCATTTATATCGGATACTCGCCAAGGCTCCGCGCCAAAGAGCGCATTTGATATTGTCAAAGTGGGTGAGCAAGTTTGGATTAGAGTGGTTAATGGAGCATATCAATTGGCACAATTGCCAAGCGTGTCCAGTGCCGTCGTGACACTGGATCCTTACAATGGTTCGATACAAGCGCTAGTTGGTGGGTATTCCTTTAGCCAAAGCCAATATAATCGAGTTACCCAAGCGAAACGCCAATTAGGTTCAAATATTAAACCTTTTGTTTATAGCGCTACTTTAGAAAAAGGCTACACACTCGCAACCTTAATTAATAATGCACCAATTAATGAACCAGACACTCGACAAGGCATTGCATGGCGGCCAAAGAACTCTCCTGATGTTTACGGCGGCCCAACTAGATTGAGAGAGGGATTGGCGAAATCAATAAACGTCATGGCGGTTCGAGCTATGCGCCTAGCTGGACTCACATCAACTCGTCAACAATTGCTTGATTTTGGATTCAATCCTGATGATATTCCTCGTAATGAGTCTATTGCGCTAGGTTCCCCTTCTGTTACCCCTTTGCAAGTCGTTCGTGCATTCAGTACCTTCGCGAATGGCGGCTTTTTAGTTGAACCATTCTACATTGATAAAATCACCGATCCGCACGGTGAAACCATTGAACAAGCTATACCTACAATTGCTTGTAAAAATGAAATATCGCAAGCTCAAGCTGATGATCCGTGGGCAGAAACTTTTGCGGCAATGTCTGAAGAGCATGGGATAGTTACCGAAGAAGAGCATAAAGAAAACCTTAGTTGCGAAATTGATAGCGAATTTCGCTATGCTGAACAAGTTATCTCACCGCAAGTCTCTTTTTTAATACGCCAAGCACTCAAAAGTACTATCTGGGGCGGAGGTAATTGGAGTAAAGGCACTGGCTGGAATGGTACAGCTTGGCGAGAGCAGTCATTAAAACGCCGTGATATTGCAGGTAAAACCGGTACGACCAATGAATCCCGTGATACTTGGTTCAGTGGTTTTAATCCTGATTATGTCAGCACAGTTTGGGTTGGATTTGACGATCATGCTCGAGAATTAGGTCGAACTGCATGGAATAATAACTTAGGAAAAGCACAAATATACGGCGCCGAGTCAGGCGCTAAAACAGCCGGACCAGCTTGGAATGAATACATGAGTAGCGTGCTTAAAGGGCTACCAGAAAAACCTGATACGCCTCCAGAAAACATCATTTCAGTACGCATTGACTTAGAGACTGGCAAGCTGACACGAAAAACGGATTATACAACTCGCTTTGAATACTTTATTGAAGGCACTGAGCCTACCGAGTATGTAACCGATAGTACCAGCGATACTAATATTTTTATCAATAATAGCGAAGAAGATGATTTATTTCAGTAAGTAATACCAATTACTGTAATTGGTATAAAACTGTATTTATTCAAACATAGCACTGTCAAATTGACGGTGCTATGTTGTAAAGAGTTGACATAAACTGTCCATTACCATAAAAAACCTTTATCCTTAACGCACCCTCATCTGTTTCACTTAATTATCAAGACTAACTATCCATGCTAATTTTTCTATCCATTATCGGTGGCTTTTTAATATTAACTTTTGGTGCTGAAGCACTTGTTCGTGGCGCCAGCACTATTGCTTTGCGACTGGGCATTGCACCGCTCGTTATCGGATTAACCATTGTTGCATTTGGTACCAGCGCTCCAGAGTTAGCGGTCAGCTTGGAATCGGCACTTAACGAAAAAAGCGGTATTGCTTTAGGTAATGTCATCGGATCTAATATCGCCAATATTGGACTGATCCTTGCGATCACCGCTTTGATCAAACCCATAAAAATACAATCTCAGGTTGTTAAAAGAGACATCCCGCTCATGATCGGCGTGACATTATTGTTTTGGGGGTTATTGTTAGACGGCGAACTCGATATTATTGACGGAAGTATTTTATTTGCATTATTAGTTGGCTATTTAAGCTACAGCTACTACGACTCTAAAAAGACAGGTGATATAGAAGAGGTGCCTGAAGGCAAAGAGCATCCAATCATATCGTTTTTATTGATCATTTTTGGTATTGCCATGTTGATTGGTGGCGGAATAATTTTCGTCGACGGCGCTGTCGATTTAGCGAAGTATTTTGGTATTAGTGAAGTCATTATTGGACTCACAGTCGTTGCCATTGGCACGAGTATGCCAGAACTTGCCACAGCGGTTGTCGCCGCTCGCCGTGGACAAAGTGACTTAGCGATTGGGAATGTAATTGGCTCAAATCTATTCAATATTCTTGCTGTGCTTGGTATTACCGCGATTATTCACCCTATATCAGGTGACGGCTTAGAATTAATCGACTTTGCCGTAATGCTTTTACTCGCAGTTATCATGTTGCCTTTTGCATACACGGGCATGCGCATAAGCCGCCAAGAAGGTACCTTACTTTTACTTATCTACCTTGCCTATAACGTTTATTTGGTCAGCGAAGCTATCGTATAAGTTTTTATCTAAAGCTTCTGTGAGCTCGATTATTAACAATTACAGTAACTAATCGAGCTCTATATCTAAACGCATCCATAAAGAATCTAATAATGATTGCAAAAAATAATGTTGAGTTGAGGAATTGTTTTTAACAAAGAGAAAGGAAATTGGAGCGACATATCAGGTTCGAACTGATGACCTATACCTTGGCAAGGTATCGCTCTACCAACTGAGCTAATGTCGCATTTGGTGTGAATATTTTACAACGTAAAGTTGGAGCGACATATCAGGTTCGAACTGATGACCTATACCTTGGCAAGGTATCGCTCTACCAACTGAGCTAATGTCGCATCATAACACTTTACTATTCAAAATTATTGGAGCGACATATCAGGTTCGAACTGATGACCTATACCTTGGCAAGGTATCGCTCTACCAACTGAGCTAATGTCGCAATTTTGAATCATCTTTAACGAATACCGCTGAAAGATGAGGCCGCATTATAGGGGTATTTTACACTTGTGCAAGCCTTTCTTGGCAATATTCGTCTGATTGATTAAATTTTAAATACTTTGCTGCGATAATAAACCAATTCAGCGATTGACTCTTGAATGTCTTGCAACGCTTGATGAGTATTCTGCTTTTTGAACCCTTTTTGAACTTCTGGACTCCAGCGATTCACCAATTCTTTAATCGTACTAACATCAATATTTCGATAATGAAAATAATCTTCAAGCTCTGACATGTACTTATTCAAAAAACGCCTGTCCTGACCAATGCTATTGCCACACAAAGGAGACTTTCCAGCTGGTACATATTGTTTTAAGAAATCTAACGTCTGAGCAACAGCGTCGGCTTCTGAACACTGACTGATCCTTACTCTATCAATCAAGCCTGACTCACCGTGATGTTTTTGATTCCAATCATCCATTGCTGCCAGAACGTCATCAGATTGATGTATGGCAATAACAGGTCCTTCGCCGATAATGTTGAGTTCTTTATCGGTGACTAAGGTCGCAATTTCGATAACGCGATCCGTTGCTGGCTCTAAGCCTGTCATTTCTAAGTCAATCCAGACTAAATTGCTGTCGTTTACTGGCATATCACTGCTCCAAATAAGGAAATCGGTCTCAAGAGGGTGTATCATACCCACTTTTCAGATAACGCAACATCACCTTAGGAATCTTTGTGAGCAAAAAGAAGCCCCTAAGCAAAGGCCAACTCAGGCGGATGCGGGACAACCAACAAAAACGACTACAACGAAGTAGTGAAAAACAGGCTGAAAATTCACAAGACGGCTCTTTAGGTCCAGAGCAAGCTGGGCGTGTCATTTCAAGGTACGGGCAACATGCTGATATTGAAACATCAGACGGTACAGTTAGACGCTGCAACATTCGCCGCAATATCGATAGTCTCGTTACAGGTGATGAAGTCATAGTGCGTATGCCAGTGGAGCACCAAACTCAAGCCATTGGTGTAATCGAAGCCGTTCATCCAAGACGATCATCTTTAACCCGCCCAGATCTATACGATGGTGTAAAAACCATTGCGTCCAACATCGACCAAATTTTGATTGTGAGTTCAGTGGTTCCCGTTTTCAGTAGTCAAATCATCGATCGCTATATCGTTGCCGCCGAAGATACCGGAATTCAACCTGTAATCGTGCTCAACAAAATCGATCTTATGGATAAAGAGTTAAAAGAGCTGATCGACGAAACCTTGCAAGTCTATAAAAAACTGGGGTATCAAGTATTTCAGCTCAGTAGCCATACAGGTGAAGGTGTTAGCAAATTAAAACAACTATTGGCTGATAAGGTCAGTGTTTTTGTTGGACAATCAGGTGTGGGCAAGTCATCGCTTATCAACGCTCTCATGCCAGATGCTGAACTCGTAATAGGAGATGTATCGCAAAACTCTGGCCTTGGTCAACACACCACAACAACCGCTAAATTATTACATTTAAAAGATAGTGGCGACTTGATTGATTCCCCCGGTGTACGTGAGTTTGCTCTTTGGCACCTTCCAGCAGAACGAGTGGCGTGGGGCTTTACCGAATTTCGTGATATTCTCGGAACCTGTAAATTCCGTGATTGTAAACACCAAAATGATCCTGGGTGTGCCATTCAAGAAGCCTTTAAAGCGGGTTATATCGATGAAGAACGATTAGAAAATTATCATCGCATTATTGCCAGTCTTGATGAGCAAAGACATTCTCGGCAGTTTAGAGCCGGATCTGAAGACTAATAAATAAAGGAATACCTAGACCGTGGACAAAGTAAAGATAGCACTGCAGTACATCATGCCAAAGCATCTCATATCGCGTTTAGTTGGAAAATTAGCGGCGGCAAAAGCCGGAAAAATAACAACGTCTGGCATTAAGTGGTTTATCAAACAATACAAAATTGATATGGATGAAGCAGCCCAACCAGATCCTGAATCATACAAAAGCTTTAATGATTTTTTTACCCGTGCGTTAAAGCCGGGGATCCGCCCTTTATGCACCGACGCCGACAAGCTCGCACATCCTGTTGATGGTGCCGTCAGCCAACTGGGTCCAATTAAAGACGGCGAAATATTCCAAGCCAAAGGTCATTCATACTCAACCTTAGCTTTATTAGGTAATCAGCCACAAGATGCTGAACGTTTTGCTGGCGGAGATTTTGCCACTATCTATTTGGCACCAAAAGACTACCACAGACTACACATGCCAATAAAAGGCACTCTATCGAAAATGACTTATGTGCCTGGCGATCTGTTTTCAGTCAACCCACTTACCGCAGAAAATGTGCCCGGACTATTTGCTCGTAACGAACGGGTTGTTGCAATATTTGAGACAGAAATAGGCCCTATGGCTATGGTACTTGTAGGCGCGACTATTGTCGCTAGTATTGAAACCGTGTGGGCTGGCACAGTAACACCTCCTGCTGGCAAGCAAGTATTCACTTGGGATTACCCAACACAAGGCTCAGATGCGATCACCTTAGACAAAGGCGATGAGATGGGACGATTTAAGCTTGGAAGCACGATTGTTATGTGTTTTGCAAAAGACGCCATTGATGTCTTTGCTCAAGGCGTTGAACCTAAAGCAGCTACGCGTATGGGCGCTGAGTTTGCCCACATCAAGCGATAAGCTTTATCATATGCCCTAATATCAGTTAGGGCATCAGCTCGATTCATTCTTCTTAAACTGCTTATCATGAAAAGGGCAACAGTGTTTAACACTCTGCTGTGCACGTAACCGAGAAGTTGCATTGTCCCTGTAATGAGTAACCTTTTTTGGAGGTTTTGACCTGTTTGGTGCTGGTTTGGATGTGGCTTTTTTAGGATCTTCATGAATTTTAGTCGCTTCAGTTTGGGTAGCTTTGTCATGAACTTCTGGCTTTTTTTCGCAAGCTAGTGTCGAGACAGTTTTCAGCCAACTATCACTATCATTTAAAGGGCATTTAACTTCAAGAAACTCTTTGTGTATTTTCCTTTCGCTGGTTACAAATTTGGTTAAACACCGATCTGAAGTGGAAAGCTTTACAAGATGGACACAAACCGCATTGACATCATTACCTAATTCACTCGGCAAGCACACCAATCGAACAAGTGAATCTTGGAGAATCTGATTAAGTTGCCCGATCAAGGTGAGAGTTACAGAAGGTGTTTGAGTAGTGATAACCTCACTATAGATCTTTGCAAATTGTTCAAGCTTATCAACTGGACATTCGCTAGATAACTTTTCCCACTGGGGCAGCTCTTTAGGTGACAAAGGCTCAGTATCAGTATCAGCCAACCTATAGTGATAACTACCTGACGGTACTTGTGAATGAGATAAACTATATGAAGTTGACATTGCCATTTAGTTTTTACAACAGCCCATAATCATTTCTGCTCTTAACTCTTAAATTTGAACTTGCATTAATAATCATACACCTATGCTGGACAAAGCCTGAACCAATATGAAAAATACTAATTCGCATATATTATACCTATTACAGCAAATAGCTTCCCACTCAGTAAGAGCTAAAGGGTTTCACTATGGCTCTGAATTTATTTTTCAGCTTTGTTTGGCTCTTCTTAGACGCTTGTATCTTAATCCTAAATAAATCGGTTGGGAGCGTTCATATACGCAGAAAAAATTACTGATAGCAAGGCATGAATAGCAGCAAGTAGTGGTTCTATTTGCAAAATTTATAACGCAGCTAGCTGTGGTTTTGGCAAGTATATGAATGTTCAGCACTCAACTGATGGGTGAACTAGGGTTGTTTAGTTTTGTATTTAACTTCAATAAATTAAA contains:
- a CDS encoding calcium/sodium antiporter, which translates into the protein MLIFLSIIGGFLILTFGAEALVRGASTIALRLGIAPLVIGLTIVAFGTSAPELAVSLESALNEKSGIALGNVIGSNIANIGLILAITALIKPIKIQSQVVKRDIPLMIGVTLLFWGLLLDGELDIIDGSILFALLVGYLSYSYYDSKKTGDIEEVPEGKEHPIISFLLIIFGIAMLIGGGIIFVDGAVDLAKYFGISEVIIGLTVVAIGTSMPELATAVVAARRGQSDLAIGNVIGSNLFNILAVLGITAIIHPISGDGLELIDFAVMLLLAVIMLPFAYTGMRISRQEGTLLLLIYLAYNVYLVSEAIV
- the asd gene encoding archaetidylserine decarboxylase (Phosphatidylserine decarboxylase is synthesized as a single chain precursor. Generation of the pyruvoyl active site from a Ser is coupled to cleavage of a Gly-Ser bond between the larger (beta) and smaller (alpha chains). It is an integral membrane protein.), producing the protein MDKVKIALQYIMPKHLISRLVGKLAAAKAGKITTSGIKWFIKQYKIDMDEAAQPDPESYKSFNDFFTRALKPGIRPLCTDADKLAHPVDGAVSQLGPIKDGEIFQAKGHSYSTLALLGNQPQDAERFAGGDFATIYLAPKDYHRLHMPIKGTLSKMTYVPGDLFSVNPLTAENVPGLFARNERVVAIFETEIGPMAMVLVGATIVASIETVWAGTVTPPAGKQVFTWDYPTQGSDAITLDKGDEMGRFKLGSTIVMCFAKDAIDVFAQGVEPKAATRMGAEFAHIKR
- a CDS encoding type 4a pilus biogenesis protein PilO, with product MKFDISQFNDVDFENIGVWPNQVKVVFAVIVSLIVFVASYFLFISDEIDSLGRMQDKEIQLRKDFKFKYQMAANLKLYREQLAQMEEQFSELLKMLPSQNEMPGLVDDLTFVATDSGLKINSLNWDDEIPKDFYIEFPINMSVVGDYHQIGDMVGSVAKLPRIVSLHDFTIQRDKSGKLAMEILAKTYRFTEQNEVSPKKKENK
- the orn gene encoding oligoribonuclease codes for the protein MPVNDSNLVWIDLEMTGLEPATDRVIEIATLVTDKELNIIGEGPVIAIHQSDDVLAAMDDWNQKHHGESGLIDRVRISQCSEADAVAQTLDFLKQYVPAGKSPLCGNSIGQDRRFLNKYMSELEDYFHYRNIDVSTIKELVNRWSPEVQKGFKKQNTHQALQDIQESIAELVYYRSKVFKI
- the rsgA gene encoding small ribosomal subunit biogenesis GTPase RsgA produces the protein MSKKKPLSKGQLRRMRDNQQKRLQRSSEKQAENSQDGSLGPEQAGRVISRYGQHADIETSDGTVRRCNIRRNIDSLVTGDEVIVRMPVEHQTQAIGVIEAVHPRRSSLTRPDLYDGVKTIASNIDQILIVSSVVPVFSSQIIDRYIVAAEDTGIQPVIVLNKIDLMDKELKELIDETLQVYKKLGYQVFQLSSHTGEGVSKLKQLLADKVSVFVGQSGVGKSSLINALMPDAELVIGDVSQNSGLGQHTTTTAKLLHLKDSGDLIDSPGVREFALWHLPAERVAWGFTEFRDILGTCKFRDCKHQNDPGCAIQEAFKAGYIDEERLENYHRIIASLDEQRHSRQFRAGSED
- a CDS encoding penicillin-binding protein 1A, which gives rise to MKWLKRIGIIFTSLLLLGIGSIAAAYFYVLPDLPDVATLKTIQLQTPLRIYSRDGKLISQFGEKRRIPLKLEQIPKPLLQAFLATEDARFYEHGGVDPIGVLRSAFVLLSTGQRKQGASTITMQVARNFFLTREKTIIRKIKEIFISIHIEQLLTKDEILELYVNRIFLGHRAYGVGAAAQVYYGKNVNALTLPEMAVIAGIPKAPSTTNPISYPTRAISRRNIVLFRLKEVGDISEAQYVEAIKTPNTASYHGAEIDLYAPYISEMARDYMVQKYGEEQAYTGGYNVYTTISSKIQIAAQAALRNNVYAYDQRHGYRGPYKVLWDSSLPEMIQPEVDIIQSKLKATSNVQDLIPVAVISVTEQKVHVIDKTGKSYWIEWDGLKWARSFISDTRQGSAPKSAFDIVKVGEQVWIRVVNGAYQLAQLPSVSSAVVTLDPYNGSIQALVGGYSFSQSQYNRVTQAKRQLGSNIKPFVYSATLEKGYTLATLINNAPINEPDTRQGIAWRPKNSPDVYGGPTRLREGLAKSINVMAVRAMRLAGLTSTRQQLLDFGFNPDDIPRNESIALGSPSVTPLQVVRAFSTFANGGFLVEPFYIDKITDPHGETIEQAIPTIACKNEISQAQADDPWAETFAAMSEEHGIVTEEEHKENLSCEIDSEFRYAEQVISPQVSFLIRQALKSTIWGGGNWSKGTGWNGTAWREQSLKRRDIAGKTGTTNESRDTWFSGFNPDYVSTVWVGFDDHARELGRTAWNNNLGKAQIYGAESGAKTAGPAWNEYMSSVLKGLPEKPDTPPENIISVRIDLETGKLTRKTDYTTRFEYFIEGTEPTEYVTDSTSDTNIFINNSEEDDLFQ
- a CDS encoding PilN domain-containing protein; the protein is MANVNLLPWREEAREKKKRDYLGILALVFIFSSLMVYSVMGFIGMMKDEQRDRNTYLKSEIQLLETQIQEIRAITKRRENIERRTDIILDLQQARNLPTRVLDELVRIVPPGIYLSNIEKKGNLLWIEGLSESNNHVTNMMRKVETSKWLDSYSMKEIVLKETENRQLHKFSTSIRIVDKDLSMSLPAKEVAK
- a CDS encoding pilus assembly protein PilM: MLANLWTRLAPQMVGIDVGSHEIKAILLSKTTDGYKINNCITVPVKKGSVMDHDIRDSEAVVECLELIKRRLPKGVKYAAAAVSGSAVMTKVIYMDASLNDEELEAEIDVEADHLIPYSLDEVSIDFEVLGSNRADPSKVDVLLSACRTENVDAKVDALDSVDLEAKVIDVEGFALGRSSELIVDQLPDGAANKIIAMVDVGANITTFAVVDNGDTSFIREQTFGGEQFTQSIQSFYDMSYEDAELAKTTGELPRDYMFEVLSPFQTQLLQQIKRTLQIYCSSSGNEKVDYIVLSGGTAKLEGMANLATNELGIHTIIADPFKGCLTADDKDKGILQHNISKYMMACGLALRSYSPWRT
- a CDS encoding pilus assembly protein PilP, giving the protein MRILFLGLIIFVLVGCSNERTDLELFVTTTKAQHVAHIPTVKKAPRFEHYPYQAELLRSPFVPPSRELTEEAVDLSKNCLQPNLKRRKGQLETYALDNLKMRGTLSSNGKVWALIEAGADSVYQVGVGEHLGLYHGKIVNVTKQHVNIVELIPDGSGCWTERVSTMELTSK